The region CGCTTACTACCGGGTTTTCGCCAAGGAGCGGACAGACCTGGTGGCGCAGGAGTGCCGCGCCGCGGAGCGGGGCTGCGTCGACTGCAAGAAAGAGCTGGCCCAGCTCCTGATCGATTACCTGGCGCCGCTCCACGCGCGCCGGGCGCAATTCGAACAGGAGCCGGAGCGGCTGGAAAAAATCCTGGCGGCCGGCGCGCAGAAAGCGCGCGCCGTTGCCGCGCAGACCCTGGCCGAAGCAAAAAAGGCGGTGGGTTTAAGATGACCGAAGAGCTGGCGTATCAGGTCAAGATCGACGCTTTCGAAGGTCCTTTTGATCTCCTGCTCCGGGCGATCGACGAGGGGCAGATCGATATCTACCAGGTCTCGCTGGCGCAGATCACCGGTTCTTACTTTGAATACTGGCGGCGGGAAGAGCCCAATCTGATAATCGCCGCCGATTTCCTGTACATGGCGGCGTACCTGTACGAGCTGAAGGTCCGGGGCTTGCTGCCGCGGCCCGAAGAAATGCAGGCCGACGAAGAGCTGCGGGGCGTGGAAGAGTCGCTGGCCCAGCATATCCAGGAATACCAGCTGTTCAAACAGGTCGCCCAGGACCTGCGGCAGCGGAAGAACGTTTTCGAAAAGATCTACGGGCGGCACGAAGGGGAAAAGGTCGTCGGGGAGATCGAGCTGGTCGACCTGTCGCTGCGCGACCTGGTCGTCGCTTTCCAAAAAGTTTACCGCGAAGCGGTGGAGCGGGAGAAGATCGTCGGCATCGTGGCCGAGGAGATCTCGCTCGATCAACGGATCAGCGAGATCCAGCGGCTGGTGGCGGGGCGCCGCGACGGGCTGCCTTTCGTCGACCTGTTCATCAGAAAGACCCGGCTGGAAGTGGTCGTGACTTTCCTGGCGATACTGGAGCTGGCCAAGCAGTGCTTCATCACGATCGCGCAAAACCGGAAATTCGCCTCGATCTTGATCTTTGCCGCGTCCCCGGTCGGGGCGGAACAGGAGATGGTCCATGGAATCAGCGAGAACTAAGAATATCCTGGAATCGCT is a window of Candidatus Margulisiibacteriota bacterium DNA encoding:
- a CDS encoding segregation/condensation protein A encodes the protein MTEELAYQVKIDAFEGPFDLLLRAIDEGQIDIYQVSLAQITGSYFEYWRREEPNLIIAADFLYMAAYLYELKVRGLLPRPEEMQADEELRGVEESLAQHIQEYQLFKQVAQDLRQRKNVFEKIYGRHEGEKVVGEIELVDLSLRDLVVAFQKVYREAVEREKIVGIVAEEISLDQRISEIQRLVAGRRDGLPFVDLFIRKTRLEVVVTFLAILELAKQCFITIAQNRKFASILIFAASPVGAEQEMVHGISEN